The Paenibacillus sp. BIC5C1 DNA segment CTGTGACCAATATTCCATTACGAATCAATTTGCGGGTACTCATGATATCGCCTCCTTGGTCGATTGATCTCTGGTCGATTGCAGCAGGGCAATCGCAGACTGACGGTCATTCCAGGTTAACGGTTCCTGTTCATGTGCGATCTCTACCATCTCAATTGCACCGTCCACCGGACAGACAATTGAGCACAGATTACATCCGACGCAATCTTCCTCAACGACCTCCAAATACGAGCCAGAGGGGTCAGACAACATATCAATACATTGATGCGAGGTGTCCTCGCAGGCGATATGGCATTTGTTGCAATTGATGCAGACATCGCGGTTGATGCGGGCTACCACTTTGTAATTCAGATCGAGATTGCCCCAATCCGAATAACGCGGAACCGTTTGGCCAATCAATTCAGATACACTTCGCAGACCTTTCTCATCCAAATAATCGTTCAAGCCATCAATCATATCCTCCACGATACGGAAGCCATGATGCATGGCTGCGGTACATACCTGGACCCCCGTCGCGCCCATAAGTAAAAATTCTGCGGTATCCCGCCAATCGGATATGCCTCCGATACCGGAGATTGGCACACCAACTGCCGGATTGCGCGCACACTCGGCAACCATGTTCAGCGCAATCGGCTTCACAGCCGGACCGCAATAGCCGCCATGTGCCCCTTTGCCACCTACATGCGGCACGGTATTCCAGGAATCGAGATCCACACCCGCCAGGGAGTTGATCGTATTAATCAGGGAAATCGCATCCGCACCGCCACGCACGGCCGCCCGGGCAGTCGCCGTAATATCGGTGATATTAGGCGTTAGTTTCACAATGACCGGCGTGGTCGCCACTTCCTTCACCCACATCGTCTGCAATTCGACCAGATCCGGTTGCTGACCAGACGCTGCTCCCATACCACGCTCGGCCATGCCGTGCGGACAACCAAAGTTCAGCTCCAGCCCGTCTACGCCGACAGCTTCAACTTTCTTCACAATCTCATGCCACTTCTCCCGTTTCGGTTCCACCATGAGTGAAGCAACCACTGCCCGATCCGGGAAACGCCTCTTGGTCTCGGCAATTTCCCGCAGATTCACCTCGAGCGGACGGTCGGATATTAACTCAATATTGTTAAAACCCGCGACGCGCTGCCCGCCAAAATGAACGGCTGCAAAACGCGAAGAGGTATTAATGATTGGCTCACCCAACGTCTTCCAGACGGCACCACCCCAACCTGCTTCAAAGGCGCGCTGAACCTGGTATCCGGTATTGGTCGGCGGCGCCGAGGCCAGCCAGAATGGATTGGGTGATCGAATACCTGCCAAATTAATGGATAAGTCAGCCATAACGATCCCTCCTTGGTGTGGTTTGAACTCACAATGGTGTTTGTTTGGACTTTACACGTTATACAAGAGCCTCGCGTATTTTCCGTCCAGAATTCTGCTTCCCTCACGCCGTCTCTTCCACCTGTCCAGGCAAAGCCTTCATCACCGATGCAGCCGCCAGTTTGCCTTGCTGAGCTGCGGAGACCACCATCGCTTCACCCTGCCCCTGTCCGAAGATAACATCGCCTGCCGCATAAATCTGCGGATGTGAAGTACGGTACGTATGTGCTTCCACTTCAACAACGCCCCAGTGATGACGCAGGCCAAATGCCTCTATTAATGGCAGCAAACGGTTCTGTCCAATGGCCCGAACAACGGTATCACATTCAAGCATGAACTCCGATTCCTCGATCGGCACAGGTAACGCCCGACCACCTCCAGGTGGAGTAACCAGCTTCATTTTCACACACTCTATAGCCTGGACTCGCCCATTCTCGTCTCCAATAATGCGCTTCGGCATAGTGAACCAGCGAAATTCCACACCTTCCTGCTTCGCAAATGTATATTCAAAGGCATAAGCTGTCATCTGGCTCTCCCCGCGTCGATAAAGCATCTGCACACGCTCTGCCCCCAGGCGTACCGAACAGGTCGCTGCATCCACCGCCGTATTACCTGCACCAATAATGGCTACCTTCAGACCGTTCAGTGCCGGGGGCACACCCTGCTTCGTGGATTCCACCAGCTCAATGGCATCATAGACACCTTCCAGCGTCTCTCCTTCAATGCCAAGCATCGGTACCGCCCCCATCCCGCAGGCCAGAATAACGGCATCGTGCTGCTCCAATAACTCTTCAGCGGATACATCCACCCCAATACGCACACCATAACGGATCTGCACACCCAGTGCCTGCACCTGCTCGACTTCCCATAAAGCTACGGATTCCGGTAGGCGAAAGGACACGATACCATACGTGTTCAGCCCGCCGCCTTTCGCTTTGGCTTCATAGATCGTCACCTCATACCCTGCACGCCCCAACTCTCTCGCCGCAGACAATCCCGCTGGCCCTGCGCCTACAACTGCAACACTTCTTCCGTTGGCAGGCGCTGCCTTGAATAACGGTTCATTCTTCGTCCGTGCCCAGTCTGTTGCATATCGCTGCAAATCACCGATCCGAATCGGCTTGGATGACTCGTTCAGTACACAAGCGCCTTCACACAGTTCCTCTGTCGGGCAGACCCGTGCACAGCTAGCACCAACCGGGTTGGCTTCCATAATGGTCCGAGCCGAACCTTTGAGGTGACCCGTCGAGATTTTTTTGATAAACGAAGGAATATTAATGTCGGTTGGACACGCCTTGATACAGGGTGCATCATAACAGTACAGACAGCGGTTCGATTCCTCCATCGCTTCCTTGCCCGTCATTGCAGGCTTCATTTCGGTAAAACGACTCTCCCATCCGTAATCGGACAACGTTGCTCCTGCGCTGTTCATCATGTCTTACACCTCCAAGGTTGATCTCTGTTATCCCCAAATTTTCATTCCAGGCCACTGCTACAGGTTAACGAGATGTTCGTAGGTCTCAGGCCGTCGATCGCGGTAAAATTGCCACACATTGCGTACTTCCCGAATCAACTCCGTATCCATCTCGCCAATGATAACCTCATCCTGATCCCTGCTGCCCATGGCCACCATCCTGCCTCGCGGGTCCACCAGATACGACTGACCATAAAATTCACCCATATTCCATGGCGATTCCACTCCCACTCGGTTGATGGCAGCCACATAATAGCCATTAGCCACCGCATGAGCAGGCTGCTCCAGCTTCCACAAATATTCCGATGTTCCGGCTACCGTTGCAGAAGGGTTGAATACAATCTCCGCACCAGCCAGCCCAAGCAGCCGTGCTCCCTCCGGAAAATGACGATCATAACAGATATACACGCCCACTCTCGCGTAGGCTGTATCAAATACCGGGTACCCCAGGTTGCCGGGCCTGAAATAATATTTTTCCCAGAATCCATTCGTGCCTTCGCCCGCTTCCACATGAGGAATATGATGTTTGCGGTATTTCCCCAGGTAGGATCCATCTGCATCAATAACCGCAGCCGTATTGTAATACGAAGCGATTCCTTCTACCTCGTATACAGGCAAAATGATCACCACCCCAAGCTCCTTCGCGAGCTCCTGAAATCGCCCGGTCGTTGGCCCTTCCGGAACCTGCTCGGCAGATGCATACCACTTGGGACTTTGTTCCGTGCAGAAGTACGGCCCGTAGAACACCTCCTGCAATCCAATAATCTGTGCTCCCTGAGCAGCCGCTTCACGCACCAGCGCAATGTGTTTCTGAATAGCGGCCTCCTTATGCACTTCAACTGGGGCCGACCCCTCAACCTCGTGTGAAGCCTGAATCAATCCGATGCTGATTTTGCCCATAATGTCACATCGCCTCCTTCGGAAATGGTTTGATATGAACAGCCTTTACACGTCAGTCCCGATACTCGAAATTTCCGGTATGCACATCTGCCTGATCGTGCGGTACAACACTTCTGTACCGAGAGCAATGTCCTCGGACGAAGAATACTCACTTGGATGATGGCTGATCCCATCCTTGCTGCGAACAAAGATCATGCCATAGTCACACACGTAAGAAAGGGCCAGCGCATCATGGAACGGTCCACTCATCAACTCCGGTAATGGCAGGCCGATCTCTTCGGCAGACGAGCGAATGGCATTCTTGATTCGTTCTGCACAATATCGCGGCTCACTGTTGGTATCTTCAGTCAAGGAGTAGGTCAGGCCATATTTCGAGCTGACGTCATCCAAGAGGCTCATTAACCTTCCTTCAAGCCGATTTCTACGCTCCATCTCCATATCTCGCAAATCAACCGTAAAGCTGACCTCTTCGGGGATGATGTTGCGTGAGTCAGGGAAGACACGGAGGCTCCCCACGGTCCCTACTGTCGGAGCTTCCGGTTCTTCTCTGACCATATCGTCAAAAGCGGCAATGACCTTAGCGCTACCCACCAGCGCATCATTACGCATCCCCATCGGTACAGAACCAGCATGCCCCGCCATGCCTTTCATCGTCACCGTGAGCCACAGCGGGCCCGAGATGCCAGTCACCAGGCCTACCGGAGAGTCCAGCGATTCCAGAACAGGTCCTTGCTCAATATGCAGCTCCAGATAACTGCCAATGGAACCTGCCGGATAGATCGCTTCGGCGAATTTTTCGGGTGCACAACCAAAAGCCTCAAGCGCCTCCCGGCGAGTAACCCCATTTTTATCCTGGCGCTCTAATTCACCTTCTTCCAGTTGTCCGGTTATGCCGCGTGAGCCAAATAAACCTTTGTTAAAACGCGAACCCTCTTCATCGCAAAAGGCAATGACCTCTATGGGCATCCGAGGGCGAATGCCTTGTTCCATCAGACACTGCACAGCTTCCAGCGCACCAAGGACGCCGATGGCACCATCATACCGACCGCCATACGGCTGGGAATCAATATGTGAACCGATCATGAGGATCGGCAAGGACGAATCTGTACCTTCAAGGCGACCAATCAGATTGCCAAACGGATCAAGGCGAGTCATAAGTCCGGCCTCTTCCATCCAAAGTCGAACCTGAATAATGCCCTCCATGTCTTCTTGAGTCAACGCGAGTCGGCAGACACCCGTCTCCACAATTCGGCCAATACGGGACAGCTGTTCAATTCGCTCATCCAGACGCAGCTGATTGATGATTTTCCCGGTGGTGGTCTGCATCCTCCCTCGCCTCCTTACCCATATTCACAAGTACGATATAAATAGAGATCCCACTAGATTAGCGCCTCTCCTCCATCACTACCCAGCATCCAAACTACGGAGTGCAGTCAACAAACTGCCAGCGATCAGATCCAATTCTTCCTCGGTGGTGACAAACGGCGGAGAGATGGTCAAAATATTCGCAAATCCCGGTACCGTATCGCCGTTCTTGCCAATCAGAATGCCGTCCTTTTTGCAGCTTGCCAGCACTTTCATGACCTTATCCGCATGAGCAGGCGAACCATCGGCCTCAATCAGCTCCACCCCACAGGCGAAGCCAAATGTTCGGATATCTCCGACCACCGATAACTCCAGCAGCGGCTCCAGCTTATCCCGAAGCAGGTATCCAAGTTCATCGGCACGGCTAACCAGATTCTCTCGTTCCAGAATTTCGAGATTCGCCAGTGCCACGCGGCAGGATACAGGATTGCCCCCGAACGTATTCACATGACGAAAGTGTGAATTGGTTCCGGGTTCTCTGAACGTTTCATACAGATCCGCTCGAACGGCAGTCGCCGATAATGGAGCGTACGCACTCGTCATTCCCTTTGCCATCGTGACGATATCGGGCTGCACGCCATAATTCTGATGACCGAATTTTTGCCCGGAGCGTCCAAATCCGCAGATGACCTCATCCACAATGAACAGCACCCCATAACGCTCACAAATCTCCTGCACGGTACGCATATACTCTGGAGGAGGGACAATCATGCCGCCCCCTGTAATGACCGGCTCCATAATAACCGCAGCTACCGTCTCCGGCCCTTCCCAGCGAATAACCTCTTCATAGATGGTGGCGCATTCCATTCCGCACCCATCCTTGTTTCGTCCAAATGGACAGCGGTAGCAATAAGGAGGCGGTACATGAGAGAAGCCTACACCCAGCGGCTCGTATTTGATTTTGCGGGCGGCTTGCCCCGTAGCGCCCAGTGCGCCCATGGAGTTACCGTGATAGGCACGGTGACGGGAGATGAATTTGTGCCGAGTAGGCTCACCATTCTGATGGTGATACTGACGGGCTATTTTGAAAGCCACCTCATTCGCATCTGAACCCGAGTTGGAGAAGAATATTCGATATTCCCCTTCCAACCAGTCATTCAGCTTCTCTGCCAGCAAAATCGCCGGTTCGTGACTCTGCGTCATCGGTACATATGCGAGTGCTTTCATCTGTTCGTAGGCACTTCTCGCAATCTCCTCACGGCCATGGCCCACATTCACACACCACAGTCCAGACATCGCATCCAGATAATGTGTACCATCCTGATCGGTGATCCAACTACCCTCCCCACTTACCGCAATCATCGGATGATCGTTATGAGGCGAGATGTGATGCCATACGTATTTGCGATCCTTCTCCAGCCATTCTTCCTTCGTACCACCAAGCGGCTGTGGCTGCTGATCAACTGAACTCATTCGTCATCCTCCTCTCCAAGCTGAACCTATGGACTTTACACTTGACCGCTCCGATTGCAGTACCATCTTCCGATGAAGCTTTCTTCCTGAAAGCTTTTAGGCGCACGCTTCGCTTCTTCAAATTGTTCTGAACTCTTTGTTCTTGTGTAAATGTTCGTCCACGCTTATTTCACCGCTTCTTCATAGATGCTTTTCTCCAGTGCTTCATCCAGATTGGCGGCTTTCTTGATCAAGCCATACTTCAGGGCAATATCCGCAGTTCGGGTAAACGATTCATCCACAAAACTGCCCACCTGTTTCTCCGTAAATCCTTCCGGGCGAATCAGCTTAGCAATCTCTTCAAGCATGGTCACCTGATGTTCGCGGGTCGTGCTGCCGTCCGTCACATTCTTCATCACGATATCCACCGTTTCATTCTGATTGTCGATGGCGTAGTTCCAGCCCTTCAGAACGGCACGGGTCACTTTCACCGCGAGCTCTTTATTACTGTCCACCCAATCCTTCTTGGCAATCAGCGTATCCTCCAGCATCCCAACACCGGCATCTTCAATATTGAACACATCCAGATCAGACTCTTTCGTTCCGCTTTCCAGTACCACGTGATATTCGTTATAGATCGTTGCCGTCGCCACATCTACCTGATCATTGAAAAACTGATCCATTGTGAATCCCTGCTTCACCAGTTCAATATCCTTCTTTGGATCAAGGCCGTTCTTCTCCATAAAAGCGAGAACCTGAAACTGCTGGCTACCGAACCATGTGCTCACTTTCTTGCCTTTCATCTGGGCGGGATCGGTAATACCTGCGGACTTCTTGGCAATCAATCGATAACTGCTCTTCTGCGAAATCTGGGCGAGGGAGACCAGCGGAAGACCGTTATCCCGACTGACCAGCAAACTGTCTACCCCAGTGATGCCCACATCGGCTGCGCCGTT contains these protein-coding regions:
- a CDS encoding NAD(P)-dependent oxidoreductase → MNSAGATLSDYGWESRFTEMKPAMTGKEAMEESNRCLYCYDAPCIKACPTDINIPSFIKKISTGHLKGSARTIMEANPVGASCARVCPTEELCEGACVLNESSKPIRIGDLQRYATDWARTKNEPLFKAAPANGRSVAVVGAGPAGLSAARELGRAGYEVTIYEAKAKGGGLNTYGIVSFRLPESVALWEVEQVQALGVQIRYGVRIGVDVSAEELLEQHDAVILACGMGAVPMLGIEGETLEGVYDAIELVESTKQGVPPALNGLKVAIIGAGNTAVDAATCSVRLGAERVQMLYRRGESQMTAYAFEYTFAKQEGVEFRWFTMPKRIIGDENGRVQAIECVKMKLVTPPGGGRALPVPIEESEFMLECDTVVRAIGQNRLLPLIEAFGLRHHWGVVEVEAHTYRTSHPQIYAAGDVIFGQGQGEAMVVSAAQQGKLAAASVMKALPGQVEETA
- a CDS encoding nitrilase-related carbon-nitrogen hydrolase, whose product is MGKISIGLIQASHEVEGSAPVEVHKEAAIQKHIALVREAAAQGAQIIGLQEVFYGPYFCTEQSPKWYASAEQVPEGPTTGRFQELAKELGVVIILPVYEVEGIASYYNTAAVIDADGSYLGKYRKHHIPHVEAGEGTNGFWEKYYFRPGNLGYPVFDTAYARVGVYICYDRHFPEGARLLGLAGAEIVFNPSATVAGTSEYLWKLEQPAHAVANGYYVAAINRVGVESPWNMGEFYGQSYLVDPRGRMVAMGSRDQDEVIIGEMDTELIREVRNVWQFYRDRRPETYEHLVNL
- the preA gene encoding NAD-dependent dihydropyrimidine dehydrogenase subunit PreA translates to MADLSINLAGIRSPNPFWLASAPPTNTGYQVQRAFEAGWGGAVWKTLGEPIINTSSRFAAVHFGGQRVAGFNNIELISDRPLEVNLREIAETKRRFPDRAVVASLMVEPKREKWHEIVKKVEAVGVDGLELNFGCPHGMAERGMGAASGQQPDLVELQTMWVKEVATTPVIVKLTPNITDITATARAAVRGGADAISLINTINSLAGVDLDSWNTVPHVGGKGAHGGYCGPAVKPIALNMVAECARNPAVGVPISGIGGISDWRDTAEFLLMGATGVQVCTAAMHHGFRIVEDMIDGLNDYLDEKGLRSVSELIGQTVPRYSDWGNLDLNYKVVARINRDVCINCNKCHIACEDTSHQCIDMLSDPSGSYLEVVEEDCVGCNLCSIVCPVDGAIEMVEIAHEQEPLTWNDRQSAIALLQSTRDQSTKEAIS
- a CDS encoding M20 family metallo-hydrolase; its protein translation is MQTTTGKIINQLRLDERIEQLSRIGRIVETGVCRLALTQEDMEGIIQVRLWMEEAGLMTRLDPFGNLIGRLEGTDSSLPILMIGSHIDSQPYGGRYDGAIGVLGALEAVQCLMEQGIRPRMPIEVIAFCDEEGSRFNKGLFGSRGITGQLEEGELERQDKNGVTRREALEAFGCAPEKFAEAIYPAGSIGSYLELHIEQGPVLESLDSPVGLVTGISGPLWLTVTMKGMAGHAGSVPMGMRNDALVGSAKVIAAFDDMVREEPEAPTVGTVGSLRVFPDSRNIIPEEVSFTVDLRDMEMERRNRLEGRLMSLLDDVSSKYGLTYSLTEDTNSEPRYCAERIKNAIRSSAEEIGLPLPELMSGPFHDALALSYVCDYGMIFVRSKDGISHHPSEYSSSEDIALGTEVLYRTIRQMCIPEISSIGTDV
- a CDS encoding aspartate aminotransferase family protein — encoded protein: MSSVDQQPQPLGGTKEEWLEKDRKYVWHHISPHNDHPMIAVSGEGSWITDQDGTHYLDAMSGLWCVNVGHGREEIARSAYEQMKALAYVPMTQSHEPAILLAEKLNDWLEGEYRIFFSNSGSDANEVAFKIARQYHHQNGEPTRHKFISRHRAYHGNSMGALGATGQAARKIKYEPLGVGFSHVPPPYCYRCPFGRNKDGCGMECATIYEEVIRWEGPETVAAVIMEPVITGGGMIVPPPEYMRTVQEICERYGVLFIVDEVICGFGRSGQKFGHQNYGVQPDIVTMAKGMTSAYAPLSATAVRADLYETFREPGTNSHFRHVNTFGGNPVSCRVALANLEILERENLVSRADELGYLLRDKLEPLLELSVVGDIRTFGFACGVELIEADGSPAHADKVMKVLASCKKDGILIGKNGDTVPGFANILTISPPFVTTEEELDLIAGSLLTALRSLDAG
- a CDS encoding ABC transporter substrate-binding protein, encoding MYKTLKPGFLVLVLLVVAMLGACSAKSEPSVTPAAASSEGAAGSDQPLTKVKIQLKWVPQAQFAGIYAAKEKGFFADEGIDAEIIPGGPDIVIEQQVVNGAADVGITGVDSLLVSRDNGLPLVSLAQISQKSSYRLIAKKSAGITDPAQMKGKKVSTWFGSQQFQVLAFMEKNGLDPKKDIELVKQGFTMDQFFNDQVDVATATIYNEYHVVLESGTKESDLDVFNIEDAGVGMLEDTLIAKKDWVDSNKELAVKVTRAVLKGWNYAIDNQNETVDIVMKNVTDGSTTREHQVTMLEEIAKLIRPEGFTEKQVGSFVDESFTRTADIALKYGLIKKAANLDEALEKSIYEEAVK